In Candidatus Polarisedimenticolia bacterium, the sequence GATGGCAAGGAGGGTTGGATTGCGCCGGAGCCGCGGGCTCATCGGCGCATCCTATTATGAAGCGCAGGTCTTGGTACAATCCGCAGGCTCCGGGCCGGACGGACACGGACGGCCCGGTCGATGCAGCTGCTCATGCTCGAGCCTCGCGAGGCAACGCTGAATGATCCGCCTGCGGATACCCCCGGCCTTGAAGCACCGGGGCTTCTTCCTCCTGTGGCTCGGGCAGTTCATCTCCATCGCCGGGTCCCAGATGCAGCTCTGGGCGTTGTTCTGGCATGTCCGCACGATGACGCACCACCCGATTGCCCTCGGGGGCATCGGATTGGCGCGCATCCTCCCGGTCATCATCTTTTCCCTGGTCGGCGGCGCCTTCGCCGATTCCTACAATCGCCGGCGGATCCTGTTCATCACCCAGATCTCGGCGGCGCTCATCGCGCTCACCTTGGGCCTGCTCACGCAGTTCGGCCATATCGGCCTGGGGCAGATCTACGCCCTGACGGCGCTGCAGGCGACGGCCCTGGCCTTCGAGCTGCCGGCCCGCCAGGCGCTCATCCCGAACCTGGTGCCGGCACGCGACCTGGCCAACGCCTTCAGCCTGACCTCCATCGCCTTCCAGGCGGGCGCCGTGATCGGACCCGCGCTGTGCGGCTTCGTCATCGTCTTCGCCGGATTGCAGGGCGCCTATTACATCAACGCCGCCTCGTTCCTGGCCGTCGTCCTGGCGCTGGCGCTGATCGGGGAGGTGCCGCAGAAGCGCTCGGAGCGTGCCAACGGCGTGAGCTGGACGGCGATTCGCGAGGGGATGCACTTCATCGTGGCCCGCCCGATCATCCTGGGCTCCATGCTGCTGGATTTCGTGGCGACCTTCTTCGCCTCGGCCAACACCCTCATGCCAATCATTGCGCGCGACATCCTGCAGGTGGGCGTGGTGGGATACGGGTGGCTCTCGGCCGCGCAATCGGTCGGGGC encodes:
- a CDS encoding MFS transporter, with protein sequence MIRLRIPPALKHRGFFLLWLGQFISIAGSQMQLWALFWHVRTMTHHPIALGGIGLARILPVIIFSLVGGAFADSYNRRRILFITQISAALIALTLGLLTQFGHIGLGQIYALTALQATALAFELPARQALIPNLVPARDLANAFSLTSIAFQAGAVIGPALCGFVIVFAGLQGAYYINAASFLAVVLALALIGEVPQKRSERANGVSWTAIREGMHFIVARPIILGSMLLDFVATFFASANTLMPIIARDILQVGVVGYGWLSAAQSVGAVVAALIISQVQALRRQGALFLGSVLVFGAATIGFGLARSFVLAWVVLAVVGAADSVSTIIRNTIRQINTPDHIRGRMTSINQIFFQGGPQLGEMEAGAVAQIVGAPIAIITGGIGCIVGLGLVVWKWPQLMSYDGHEPTPTEAAAALPTPPE